The Oncorhynchus mykiss isolate Arlee chromosome Y, USDA_OmykA_1.1, whole genome shotgun sequence genomic sequence TTTTATTAAAATTAAAAGTCAAAagtttatatttttttgcattttagctaaccttttacctaattatcctaaccggctacgttaattctcctaacctgcttcgAAAAATCAAATCCGACATTAAATTGACAAAAGGTGGAACCATTTTAGCCAGGGACCCACATTTTATACCAGCTGGTCCACGGGCAGGTTTTACAGTTTGAACTTAGGTTGTCATGTTACTATTGGTTTGGAGAGAGCTGATCATCAAttctattttattttacattAGAAAGAAACGTTGGCGCACTTAATGGGCGTGTCAGCCTCACCCACATTAAAGTTCGATTTATTTActaattcaaatcaaaatcaaatcaaatgttatgtcacacGCGCCGAATCCAAAAAGTGTAgaccctacagtgaaatgcttacttgcaagcccttattaaccaacaatgcagttgtaataaaatacaaaaaaaagagtatcaaataaaagtaacaaacaattaaagagcagcagtaaaataacaatagtggggctatataaagggggcaccggtacagagccactgtgcgggggcaccggttagtcgagttAATTGAGCTAATAtagatattcaggagtcttatggcttaggggtagaagctgtttagaagcctcttggacctagacttggtgctccggtactgcttgctgtgcgatagcagagagaacagtctatgactagggttgctggagtcttcgacaatttttagggccttcctctgactccgtctggtatagaggtcctggatggcagggagcttggccccagtgatggtcggaggccgagcagttgcaataccaggcagtgatgcaacccgtcaggatgctctcgatgatgcagctgtagaaccttttgaggttctgaggacacatgtcaaatattttcagtctcctgaggggtaataggttttgtcgtgccctcttcacgccAAGGAACTCTCAACCTGCACCACTGCAGCCCtctcgatgagaatgggggcgtgctcagtccttaataagggtgttggagtcgtgcatggccatgcagtcatgagtgaactaggagtacaggaggggactgagcatgcacccatgaggggcccccgtgttgaggatcagcgtggcggatgtgttgtcatctacccttaccacctgggggtggtccatctggaagtccaggatccagttgcagagggaggtgtttagtcccagggtccttagcttagtgatgagctttgagggcactatggtgttgaatgctgagctgcagtcaatgaataacattctcacataggtgttccttttgtccaggtgggaaagggcagtgtggagtgcaatagagattgcatcatttgtggatctgttggagtggtatgcaaattagagtgggtgaccagcctttcaaagcatttcatggctacagacgtgagtgccacgggtcggtagtcatttaggcaggttaccttagtgttcttgggcacagggactatggtggtctgtttgaaacatgttggtatcacaGACTCAGTCAAGGAGAGGTTGAATATGTCAGTGAAGAAACTTGCCAGTTGGTGCGCATGCTCGGACTACATGTCCTtttaatctgtctggccctgcggccttgtgaatgttgacctgtttaaaggtcttactcacatcagctgcggcgagcatgatcacacagttgtccggaacagctgatgctctcatgcatgtttcagtgttacttgcctcgaagcgagcatagaagttatttagctcatctggtaggcttgtgtcactgggcagctctcggctgtgcttccctttgtagtctgtaatagtttgcaagccctgcctcaTTCAACTTGCTTCTAATTCTAATACACTCGCGTCTTTATCGTAGTTGATTTATTTAGATATAATCCCATCTGTATCATTAATTTAGTATCTATGCAGTGCTGAAGTAAAAGGTTCTGAAGAACACCTCCAAAAAGAAAggccaggctgtatcacaaccggtcgttattgggagtcccatagagtggtgctcaattggcccagtgtcatccaggtttggccggtgtaggccgtcattgtaaataagaatttgttcttaactgacttaccgagttaaatttaaaaaatacatgtgATTTGGTAAGAATGCCCCCTCTAcctgtgactggcagaacaggtgttgtatgttgaggatgagggctgcagtaaatatctcagataggggggagtgaggcctaagacagtttaataaataagcatcaagcagtgggtcttgcgactggtatacagagatgaccagtttacagaggagtatagagtgcagggatgtgtcctataaggagcattggtggcaaatctgatggccgaatggagagcacccttacctgccgatctataaattacgtctctgtaatctagcatagGTAGGatagtcatctgaatcagggttagtttggcagctggggtgaaagaggagcgattattatagaggaaaccaagtctagatttaactttagcctgcagctttgatatgtgctgagagaaggacagtgtactgtctagccatactcccaagtacttgtatgaggtgactacctcaagctctctTAACCCTACCTCAAGCTCTAGtgtgttaaaggtccccaaagcacacacatccctgggtctctcctcttttcagttcactgcagctagcgactggaacgagctgcaacaaacattcaaactggacagttttatctcaatctcttcattcaagactcagtcatggacactcttactgacagttgtgtctGCTTTGCATTATTtattgttgtctgtgcccaataatgtgtgtaccatgtttgtgctgctgccatgttgtgttgctaccatgttgttgtcatgttgtgttgctacagtACCATACTGTGTTGTCACATGTTGCTGCCAtgctctgttgttgttttaggtaTCTATTTAGGTAGTGTTGTGTTTGGAGGATCTAAAATGGTGCCAGAAGAAATGGCAGCtgttttacgggcgcccaaccaattgtgctattatgtgttttttcacattttttgcactattggttagagcctgtaagaaagcatttcactgtactacacctgttgtattcaccgcacgtgacaaataaactttgatttgatttgatttgttgtctctctttatcctatacattttatttaagtttatatttttagtcccccctgcaggaggccttttggtgggccgtcattgtaaatgagaatttgttcttaactgacttgcctagttaaataaaggttaaatcaaataaaaaagaaAGATAAAAATAACGGACAGGAACTGCACTCCAATGTCACTTCCGGTACTTCCAGGCGGGGAATTTTGAAACTTTGAGGACTAACGAGTTAAATCAAAATGAACTGCTCTCAAGTTATTCAGTCGTAGTTTTGCATTAGTTATTTGTTGTTTAGTTAGCTTGTGTGATATGTATTTGCTAATTAATTAATAATTAGTTTTACTAATTTCTCAAGTCAGCTAGGTTGTCGATAGCTACTAGCCAGATAACGTTCATGTGTATTCTTGCTAGCTAATCACCCACCGAATTCGTGTATTAACGTTAGTAAATAAATTGGACAGACGGCAAGGATGAGCAACGAGACACATCAATCCTTTTTGGCTGGTCAGTATGTTTAATattttgttctttattttttaatttagaGAAGTGCTTCTGTTTATAGTAGTGCTTGTCTGTAATTAGCAGATGTGTGGTTCACTCCAATGGCGAGATTATTCTAAATCAGTCAAATTGTCAAATGGTGCCTATTGTGCAGACTCAGTTAGACAGTTACCTATATGCATCAATCTCAAATCAATGGCGAAGATGGACAGTACAATTATGGAAACAGATGGTCGTCTTCATATTGAGGCATacagctggatcttcacaacaTCTCGACATTACTCCAAGTTTTTagataacaaaaaaaaaagctgTCAATTGACTATCAGTCAATGGACCAGTCAAGTCATGTTGCTAACTTAAGATCTCACATCATTGTTAGCTGTATAAAGGGAAGCCAATGAGCCAATATTGTTGATGGTTGGAACATTATTTGTCTTATCATACCAGATTCTACCAGCCAGCCACGAAGGAGGTCAGCGCGGTTGACCTCTCCAAATCAAAATGTCCCCAACTCAGTAAGTAGTACCTTTTGTCAGCACAACCAGTAACATTTCAATTTACCTTTTGATGTAGTCAAACTGCATCCTGCAAGCATCTTCAGTCTTGTCAGTGCTTTGTCTAAGTATATATAATGTTACTGTAATCCACAGGCTCCTACAGACACTGTGAAACGCAGCATCACTGTGAGGAAAATTGCACCCAGGAAAACACAATTCAATGTGAGTTGAAAGAACACATCAAATTCATTTACAGAATAAGCTGCATAGTTTTAATATGTTTGGTCCTGCTATTTCATATCAGCCCAGTCATATGTGCACAATTGCTTTTGTTTCAGGTACCCTCTGAGGACAACAAAGAAAATGAACAAAGATTGTCTGAAGGCAGTCTGAAGAAGGCCAACATTTCTATCCCAGGAACTGCCCAGGTTCCTCCACCAAAAGCCACCATGCTCTCCCCGATTTTGGCCCCCTCACCACCCTATCCCCAGGCTGCAGGGAACCCTGAGGACTCAGCATGGTCACAGAAGGTTCGTCGGTCCTACAGCCGCCTAAGCCTAGGGGACCGTTCGTTTGAGCATCCCCAAGGCCAGGACGTGTCCTCCCCATCTCTGCGTCGGGAGACCCTGTTTGGATTTGAGAAGCTTCAGACACCCCAGGTTTTCCGCAAGGTGGCGCAGTCCAGGGTGGGCTCTGAGGCCTCCAAGTCATTCTGTGGGGTCAGCTCCTTCACCCTGATAGAAGGGGACGACAGTGCTGCTCCTGAGCCAGATTTCAACATTCCTGGAGTTGCTGtggtaaaggagaagaggaggaggaagaaggttCCTCAAATAAAAGTAAGTGAGACCATAACTGTATCGCATTAGTGGATACCCACTCCTCTCAGGGCAGGTCTGACGGATTTGAATAGCAGAAGTGACTACGTAGgaggttaggagaacttatgc encodes the following:
- the LOC110509998 gene encoding sororin-B, with protein sequence MSNETHQSFLADSTSQPRRRSARLTSPNQNVPNSAPTDTVKRSITVRKIAPRKTQFNVPSEDNKENEQRLSEGSLKKANISIPGTAQVPPPKATMLSPILAPSPPYPQAAGNPEDSAWSQKVRRSYSRLSLGDRSFEHPQGQDVSSPSLRRETLFGFEKLQTPQVFRKVAQSRVGSEASKSFCGVSSFTLIEGDDSAAPEPDFNIPGVAVVKEKRRRKKVPQIKLAELDDLAAKMNADFEEAEGFDLVVE